The following are from one region of the Coffea eugenioides isolate CCC68of chromosome 2, Ceug_1.0, whole genome shotgun sequence genome:
- the LOC113760078 gene encoding uncharacterized protein LOC113760078 — MLDILFSNANGSGETSLQQQRDDTTIEQTQCSEQENVCGRQTETDLETQQQGARKKQVRRRRTRPTNHSSQGLEDIDSLQQDYIPDHLSSDNGSSDDEFKGRYKDFVLEKFLKDPKFEIGMKFESRAQFKSTVTEYGIRIGKPVWTCKNEPTRVRAKCTEQCKWFAFVSTEKALSTKDLVVKTMHDIHETCNHSWKNKNITTKWLSDRYVERIRSNNNLPTRELRQIVHEDYHTEISKHVAAKAKTLAIEKIKGSVESQYKKIWQYCEEIKMTHPSSTMEVMFTPFREPGCRYPGQLLIAIAVDPNNGYWPVAWGLDRALAEVLPNSEHRYCAQHMYRNFKKKHSGLGLKDRLWNIANCITVEHFNKAMDEFEEYDKEAHAWPINGDIQWAQSNMLELDPPASVTQPGRPKKARKRDVTEGKDHGKRLRRRVVIHCTKCGGIGHNAATCKNPPKSSSEQQSSQQPAPTEQPCKQESGTMKSAKNSAATNTSTSVPAIHLKATNSYVQDKYIKKATDRCRQREEVEEEKEAGKGV; from the exons ATGCTAGACATTTTGTTTTCGAATGCTAATGGCAGTGGTGAAACTTCACTGCAACAGCAGAGAGATGACACCACAATTGAGCAGACGCAGTGTTCAGAACAAGAGAATGTTTGTGGAAGGCAAACAGAAACTGACTTGGAAACACAACAACAAGGTGCAAGAAAGAAACAAGTTAGGAGAAGGAGAACTAGACCAACAAACCACTCTAGCCAGGGACTAGAGGATATAGATTCACTCCAACAAGATTACATCCCTGATCACCTAAGTAGTGACAATGGCTCATCAGATGATGAATTCAAAGGGAGATACAAGGACTTTGTCCTAGAGAAATTCCTCAAGGATCCCAAATTCGAGATTGggatgaagtttgagtcaagagCACAATTCAAATCTACTGTGACTGAGTATGGGATTAGGATAGGTAAACCTGTTTGGACCTGTAAAAATGAACCCACCAGAGTGAGGGCCAAGTGTACGGAGCAATGTAAATGGTTTGCATTTGTTTCAACAGAGAAGGCTCTGAGCACAAAGGATTTGGTAGTAAAGACTATGCATGATATCCATGAAACATGCAACCATTCatggaaaaataagaatattACTACCAAGTGGCTATCTGACAGGTATGTAGAGAGGATAAGATCAAACAACAATTTGCCAACGAGAGAGTTAAGGCAAATAGTCCACGAAGACTACCATACAGAAATATCTAAGCATGTTGCAGCTAAGGCGAAGACATTAGCTATTGAGAAGATCAAGGGGTCAGTTGAGTCACAATACAAGAAAATATGGCAATATTGTGAAGAGATTAAAATGACTCATCCTAGCAGTACAATGGAGGTTATGTTCACTCCATTTAGAGAACCTGGAT GTAGATATCCAGGCCAACTATTGATAGCTATTGCAGTGGACCCCAACAATGGCTATTGGCCAGTTGCATGG GGACTGGATAGAGCACTTGCAGAGGTTCTACCAAATTCTGAACACAGATACTGTGCACAACACATGTATAGAAATTTCAAGAAGAAACATTCAGGATTAGGTTTAAAGGATAGATTGTGGAATATAGCAAACTGCATAACAGTTGAACATTTCAACAAAGCCATGGATGAGTTTGAAGAATATGATAAAGAAGCACATGCATGG CCTATTAATGGAGACATTCAATGGGCACAGTCAAATATGCTGGAGTTGGACCCACCAGCAAGTGTTACTCAACCTGGCAGGCCAAAGAAAGCTAGAAAGAGAGATGTTACAGAAGGAAAAGATCATGGCAAAAGGTTGCGAAGGAGGGTTGTAATCCATTGTACAAAGTGTGGAGGGATTGGACATAATGCTGCGACTTGCAAGAATCCTCCTAAGTCATCTAGTGAACAACAATCTTCTCAACAACCAGCACCTACTGAACAACCAT GTAAGCAAGAATCAGGGACAATGAAATCAGCAAAAAACTCAGCAGCAACCAACACATCAACTTCAGTCCCAGCAATCCACCTCAAGGCCACCAATTCATATGTACAAGACAAGTACATCAAAAAGGCCACTGACAGATGCAGACAAAG GGAAGAGGTGGAGGAAGAGAAAGAGGCAGGGAAAGgggtgtaa